A region from the Aphis gossypii isolate Hap1 chromosome 1, ASM2018417v2, whole genome shotgun sequence genome encodes:
- the LOC126549125 gene encoding interferon-inducible double-stranded RNA-dependent protein kinase activator A-like, with protein MAELCEFEANGELVSSYYRLCGIMAERGGENMSYECGLTETQNDAGAQLSNNPELPSTDQQCVVCSTQLSRFINYIGSLQELCQARAWDLPKYEYKQGIKGLTKNQKNFYTVKCSAGPFVSEGVGKNKKMAKKQAAKMLLKHWVNVL; from the exons atggcGGAACTTTGTGAATTTGAAGCCAACGGTGAATTAGTATCGTCTTACTACAGACTTTGTGGAATAATGGCTGAACGTG GTGGAGAAAACATGTCATATGAATGCGGCTTGACCGAAACACAAAATGATGCCGGAGCACAACTTTCCAATAACCCGGAATTACCCTCGACCGATCAACAATGTGTTGTTTGTAGTACTCAATTATCAAGATTCATAAACTATATTGGATCATTACAAGAATTATGCCAGGCTCGCGCATGGGACTTACCGAAGTACGAGTATAAACAAGGCATCAAAGGTTTAacaaaaaatcagaaaaatttttatacagtaaaatGTTCTGCTGGGCCATTTGTATCAGAAGgtgtaggtaaaaataaaaagatggCGAAAAAACAAGCGGCTAAGATGTTGCTCAAGCACTGGGTAAATGTGTTATGA
- the LOC126555872 gene encoding zinc finger MYM-type protein 1-like: MVKGLILSIQTMRNEGIDKAIEFGQIIANDLGVKANFSDKRKRKVKKLDFELIEDDLQVLSQQNELKKDIFEVYDRILTELYNRFENMSEINENFGFLYGSSLMDHSMEYIQKCAADLSLKYETDLNSSDFISEIKDFKCQAFSLLPDLRAATPLALLQLITTYSLRAEYPNMETALRIFLTLPITVATCERSFSKLKLIKNYLRSTMGQERISDMAILSIEHTLVNTLDINELIEDFAGKKARKISI; encoded by the coding sequence ATGGTTAAaggtttaattttatcaatacaaaCAATGCGAAATGAAGGAATTGATAAGGCAATTGAATTTGGTCAAATTATTGCTAATGATCTCGGTGTTAAAGCAAATTTTTCTGATAAACGAAagagaaaagtaaaaaaattagattttgaattaattgaaGATGATTTGCAAGTTTTATCTCAACAgaacgaattaaaaaaagatatttttgaagtgtatGATCGAATTCTTACAGAATTATATAatcgatttgaaaatatgtctgaaattaatgaaaattttggatttttgtaTGGTAGTAGCCTAATGGACCACTCTATggaatatatacaaaaatgtgcAGCTgacttatctttaaaatatgaaactgACTTAAATTCTTCCGATTTTATCTCtgaaataaaagattttaaatgtcAAGCATTTTCTCTTTTACCTGACTTAAGAGCCGCAACACCATTAGCCTTACTTCAATTAATTACAACATATTCTTTACGTGCTGAATATCCAAATATGGAAACAGCTTTACGCATATTCTTGACTTTACCAATAACTGTGGCGACGTGTGAAAGATCATTCAGTAAGTTAAAGctcataaaaaactatttaaggtCTACAATGGGACAAGAACGAATATCCGATATGGCTATTTTATCCATTGAACATACGTTGGTAAATACTTTGGATATAAACGAACTAATTGAAGACTTTGCTGGGAAAAAAGCtagaaaaatttcaatttaa